The following proteins are co-located in the Colletotrichum lupini chromosome 4, complete sequence genome:
- a CDS encoding major facilitator superfamily transporter: protein MTADEEQTRRLAATEQSSETTPLLNGTTNTTSNGTAAAANDDETTVVAETVSGTRLALILGTSYFGVFLGAIDSTIIATLSGPISSEFKSLSLMSWLATAYLISNAACQPISGRLTDIFGRGPGLVFSNLFFAAGNLICGLARTEYVMIFGRVVAGIGGGGLMSISTFLGSDLIPLRQRGIYQGIGNIAYGSGAMLGGVFGGLINDHTAMGWRLAFLVQVPPVLVSAVLVAVLVKVPPKASDKSYLARIDFFGVFLTISFLVLLLLGLNAGGNLVPWVHPLPLTTIPLSVVAFVGFIVWESRVKQPIIPVRLLANRTILAACLTNLLCTMVMMMAIFYVPLYLQVNGLSATQAGLRILTSPLGVSIMSVGAGYIMKRTGKYVIPGISALVLFNTGIIILTQFNENTPAWINYVVFFLVGGGYGAMLTMTLLGCIAAVDHSQQAVITSATYLARSLGGTIGITIGSAVYQNVLRVKLWERFGDYPNAAKIIGRIRDDLDELKNLPPGWKSGVIDSFREAFGSVWYTMLGLSILALVFISLMRQHVLHSTLERR, encoded by the exons ATGACGGCAGACGAGGAGCAGACGCGCCGCCTGGCCGCCACCGAGCAGAGCTCAGAGACGACGCCGCTGCTCAACGGCACCACAAACACGACCAGCAATGGgactgccgctgccgccaacGACGACGAGACCACCGTCGTCGCCGAGACGGTCTCCGGCACCCGCCTGGCCCTCATCCTGGGCACTTCCTACTTTGGCGTCTTCCTCGGCGCCATCGACAGCACAATCATCGCCACCCTCTCCGGCCCCATCTCCAGCGAGTTCAAGTCCCTGAGTCTCATGAGCTGGCTCGCCACCGCCTACCTCATCTCCAATGCCGCCTGTCAGCCCATCTCGGGCAGGCTGACCGACATCTTTGGCCGCGGTCCCGGCCTTGTCTTCAGCAACCTCTTCTTCGCGGCCGGCAACCTCATCTGCGGCCTCGCCCGCACCGAGTACGTCATGATCTTTGGCCGCGTCGTGGCTGGCATCGGCGGCGGAGGGCTCATGTCCATCTCCACCTTTCTCGGCTCCGACCTCATCCCCTTGAGGCAGAGGGGCATCTACCAGGGCATCGGCAACATCGCCTACGGCTCCGGCGCCATGCTCGGCGGCGTCTTCGGCGGCCTCATCAACGACCACACGGCAATGGGCTGGCGCCTCGCCTTCCTCGTCCAGGTGCCCCCCGTGCTCGTCTCCGCCGTCCTCGTCGCCGTCCTCGTTAAGGTCCCGCCCAAGGCCTCGGATAAGTCCTACCTGGCGCGCATCGACTTCTTCGGCGTCTTCCTGACCATCTCCTTCCTCGTGCTCCTCCTGCTCGGCCTCAACGCAGGTGGAAACCTAGTCCCCTGGGTCCACCCCCTGCCGCTCACCACGATACCCCTCTCCGTCGTCGCCTTCGTCGGCTTCATCGTCTGGGAGAGCAGGGTCAAACAGCCCATCATCCCCGTCCGCCTGCTCGCGAACCGCACTATCCTCGCCGCCTGTCTGACCAACCTACTGTGCACCATGGTCATGATGATGGCCATCTTTTACGTGCCGCTGTACCTCCAGGTCAACGGGCTATCTGCCACGCAGGCAGGTCTCCGCATCTTGACATCACCTCTGGGCGTCTCCATCATGTCTGTCGGCGCCGGCTACATCATGAAGCGGACCGGGAAATACGTGATCCCGGGAATCAGCGCCCTGGTTCTTTTCAACACCGGCATCATCATCCTCACGCAGTTCAACGAGAACACGCCCGCGTGGATCAACTATGTCGTCTTCTTCCTGGTGGGAGGAGGCTACGGAGCCATGTTGACCATGACGCTGCTCGGCTGCATTGCTGCCGTCGACCATTCGCAGCAAGCAGTCATCACGTCAGCGACAT ACTTGGCCCGCAGTCTCGGGGGTACCATCGGCATCACCATCGGTTCCGCCGTCTACCAAAACGTGCTGAGAGTCAAGCTCTGGGAACGCTTCGGCGACTATCCCAACGCCGCCAAGATCATCGGCCGCATCAGAGACGACCTCGACGAGCTCAAGAACCTCCCGCCTGGGTGGAAGTCGGGAGTGATTGACTCCTTCCGAGAGGCCTTTGGCAGCGTCTGGTACACAATGCTCGGACTGTCCATCCTCGCCCTGGTATTCATCTCCTTGATGAGGCAGCATGTTCTTCACTCGACCTTGGAAAGAAGATGA
- a CDS encoding nuclear pore complex component: MTDGCVDLQMTGTNSRATGFDPDCGHRTTTSIPRSHLSILSIFAETMSSSASRAAVSTPVKSTPQKPTPIVDSPGTWRHPRLNEITRRRNATTFSEKNVRRIALNVGFLLSLWLSQIFSRSYVPAQWFSSSLRSYLGWAYYLVQLIPLVNIGMAMLPLLRSADDLSDIPLTPAQRQLLGLPPSSAAATPDAVYSTPPRYSRTPSLAGSPASNRSFSGSPLSGRGSPALGSSFNGNGQSYSPSPLHNSPSKFSASLNSNRRSSFGSSTNLAASTASSLFPDPGTPSPSTGKRTSVGLNNKWLYERGRRSSGVSGMDTLRKAFRCNVSHGVETKAD, translated from the exons ATGACGGACGGATGTGTAGACCTGCAGATGACTGGAACTAACTCTCGCGCAACAGGCTTTGACCCTGACTGTGGTCACCGCACGACGACCTCTATTCCTCGATCTCACCTCTCAATCTTGTCAATATTTGCTGAAACGATGTCTTCGTCGGCGAGCCGAGCTGCTGTCAGCACTCCCGTCAAGTCGACGCCGCAAAAGCCCACCCCTATCGTCGACAGTCCTGGCACATGGAGACATCCACGCCTGAATGAGATCACGAGACGGCGGAACGCAACGACATTTTCCGAAAAGAACGTTAGAAGAATAGCTCTGAACGTCGGCTTCCTTCTCAGTCTCTGGCTGTCCCAGATCTTTTCGCGTTCATACGTTCCCGCACAATG GTTTAGTAGCTCCTTGCGCTCATATCTGGGTTGGGCATACTATCTGGTCCAGCTCATTCCGCTAGTGAACATTGGCATGGCTATGCTGCCTCTACTTCGATCGGCCGACGATCTTTCCGACATTCCCTTGACGCCCGCTCAGCGCCAACTTCTCGGACTGCCGCCTAGTTCTGCAGCAGCTACACCCGATGCTGTTTACAGTACCCCGCCACGTTACTCGCGGACGCCTTCTCTGGCAGGTTCGCCCGCGAGCAACCGGAGCTTCTCTGGTTCCCCGCTTTCCGGCAGAGGCAGCCCAGCTCTTGGAAGCTCTTTCAATGGAAACGGACAATCTTACTCTCCTTCGCCTCTTCACAACAGCCCCTCCAAGTTCTCGGCCAGCTTGAACAGCAACCGGAGATCGTCCTTTGGGTCTTCTACGAACCTGGCAGCAAGTACTGCATCTTCCCTCTTCCCTGATCCGGGAACGCCGAGCCCCTCTACCGGAAAGCGCACCAGCGTAGGACTGAACAACAAGTGGCTCTACGAGAGAGGGAGGAGGTCGTCAGGTG TCAGTGGGATGGATACCTTGCGAAAGGCGTTTAGGTGTAATGTTTCTCATGGGGTGGAGACAAAGGCTGACTAG